The sequence ATCCGACCCGTGACATACCGCGGCGCGGCCGGGGCACACCCGATCGATCCGGTCGAGGTCAGCGGAGGAAGAGTGAGGCGTCGGGGCGAGGCGACGCGACGGCATCGGCATCCGTGACGATCCGCGCCCCCTGCAAGAAGGCCTCGGCCTCGGCCCCCTGCGCGATCTTCGCCGGGTGCGGGCCGGCCGCCAGCATCCGCGGCAGCCACTCGGTCGGCAGGGGAGAAGCGGATGCCGCGATCACGAGGTTTCCGAACCGACGTCCCTTGAGCACCTGCGTGTCGGCGAGGATGCCGATCTCGGGCAGCACTTCGGCGATCGTCGCGGCCTGCCTGCGGGCGAACGCGAGGCCCGGGCCGTCCGCGACGTTCACGAGCAGCACGCCGCCGGGAGCGAGCAGGCCGGAGAGCTCGCGGTAGAACTCGACGCTCGTGAGGTGGGCGGGCGTCTGCGCTCCGGAGTACACATCCGAGACCACGAGGTCGCAGCTCGCCTGCAGGGCGCCCGGAAGCCGACCCACTCCCTCCCGTGCATCACCGATGCGGATGCGGATGGCGGCGCCCTTCGGCAGCGGCAGATGTTCGCGGACCAGCTGGGCGAGCGGCGCTTCGAGTTCGATGACCTGCTGGCGGGAGCCGGGGCGGGTGGCGTCGATGTAGCGGGGGATCGTGAGCGCGCCGGCGCCGAGGTGCACGGCGGTGAGAGGCCCGGGCGCGAGCTGATCGATCACCGCGCCCATGCGCACGATGTACTCGAAATGCAGGTGTGTGGGGTCATCGAGGTCGACGTGCGACTGCGGGGTGTCGTCGACGATGAGTTCGAACCCGCTGGTGAACTCCGACGGCACGATGCTGGCGATGCCCCCGTGGTCGAGGCGGACCTGCGGGTGCTCGACGTCGCGCGATCGGTTCCGGCCCATGGCCCGAGCCTACGCGTCAGCGGAATGCGTCAGCGCAGCTTGCCGTTGGCGCAGGTCTCCTGCTCGACCGTCTGACCGGAGATGGCCGGGTCGAGCGTCGCGCGTGGTGCGGGAGTCTCGGTCGCCGGGGCGCCCGTGGCCGGAGGGGTCGCCTCCGGGGCCTCGGGGTCGGTGCCCGGTGCGGGCTCGACGAGTTCGACGCCCCCGTTGTTGCTGACGCCGCCGGTGAGCTGCACGGGCTGGCCCGCTTTCAGCGCGTCCCAGATGGTGGCTGCGGCGTCGTAGTTCGGGACGACCCGGTCGGAGTCGTCAGGGTCACCGAACACCGGATACTGCAGGAAGACGAAGTCCGAGAAGGGCACGTCCTTGATCGAGAGCGCGAGCTGTGCGAGCCGGACGGGATTGGCCAGCTCGTCGCTCGGGTCGATGTTGTCGACCACGGTGTCGGCGAGTCCCAGCACCTTGCCCGGATCGCTGAGCACCTCGTCGCTCATGATCTTCTTCACCAGGCGTGACATGTACTGCTGCTGGTTCGAGACGCGGGCCATGTCGCTCTCGTCGCCGACACCGTGCCGGGTGCGGATGAACTGGAGCGCCTCGTAGCCCGAGACGGTGCGCGGTCCCGGCTCCCAGTCGAGAGCCGTGTGTCGGTCGCGGATGCCTTCTCCGCCGATGCACACCTCCACACCGCCGATCGCGTCGGTGACCTCCATCACTCCGTCGAAGGCGATCTTCGCGGCGAACGGGATCTCGATGCCCGTGAGCTGGGTGACCGTCTTCGCGACGCAGGAGAGTCCGGCGCGCTGGAAGATCGAGTTGATCTGCGTCTTGTTGGTCGCGGAGGCGACGGATCCGTCCGGGAGGGTGCACTCCGGGGTCTCGATCATCAGGTCGCGGGGGAGCGAGACCACCGTGACGTTGCGGGGCTCTGCCGAGACGTGCACGAGCAGATTCACGTCGTTGAGGATGCCGCCGTCGGCCTCCGAGCAGCGTTCTCCGAGAAGCCCGGTGGAGACCTCGCCGCACTCGTCGGTGCCGATGATGAGCATGCTGAACTCGCCGGGGAAGGCGCCGATCTGGGGAGGCTCCACCTCGGGGGCGTCTTCGAGGGTGACGGCACCGTCGCTGAAGCGATTGAAGTAGTCCGTCACGATGAACGCGGCGACGGCGATCGCCGACACGAGGATGACGCCCAGCGTGATCCCGGCGATCTTCAGGAAGCCCTTGGCGGGCCCGGGCGTGGGGAGAGTCGCATGGCGCGCGACCGTGGAGCGGTCGGCTTCGTCGTGGCGGCGCATGCCCGCGAGCCTACCGGCGGACCCTGCGGGCGCCGCGCAGGCCGAGCCTGGGCAACACGTGGGAGAGACCGCGTTGATGGGGATGTTACGGCCGCATGACGATTGTGAGAGGAACTTGCAGGTAATTAGTTAGTCGTGGATACTTTTTCCTAACCCCCGGTGAATACCCGATATTCGCCTGGACTTTTCAAAGAGGAGATCCCCGCATGCACAAGCGCATTCTTCCGGCCGTGGCGCTCGGCGCCGTGGCCACGCTCGCCCTCGCCGGCTGCGCCGGCGGCGGTGACACAGGCTCCACCGACGGCGAGGGCAAAGAGCTCACCGTCTGGATCATGAAGGGCACCAACCCGGACGCGTCGGCCTTCTACGACGACGTCGCCGAAGCCTTCGAGAAGGAGACCGGCGCCACCGTCAAGATCGACGAGATCCAGTGGGCAGACGCGCACGACCGCTTCGTGACCTCGATCGCCGGTGGCACGACTCCTGACATCGCCGAGACCGGCACCACCTGGACCGCCGAGTTCGCCGACGCGGGCGCGCTCCTCCCGATCGACGAGTACGTCGACGGCGAGAAGGGCCTGCGTGACGACCTGGTCGAGGGCCTCGAGGTCGCCGGCACCTACGAAGACGAGCTGTACGGCATGCCCTGGTACGCCGGTGTCCGCTCGCTCATGTACCGCGCCGACGTGTTCGAGGAGCTCGGTCTCGAGGCTCCGAAGACGTGGGACGACATCGTCGCCGCGGGTGACGCCATCAAGGCCGCGAAGCCCGACATGCTGCCGTTCCCGGTTCCGGGCGACGCCGAGTTCCAGGTCTACCCCTGGGTCTGGGGTGCCGACGGCGAGATCGCCACGAAGGACGGCGACACCTGGACCAGCGAGCTCGACAGCGCCGAATCGCAGGCCGGCATCGAGTTCTACACGGGCCTCGCCACCGAGCACGGCTTCTCTTCCGCAGGTGCCACCACCTGGAAGGAGACCGACCTCCGTGACGCGTTCACGCAGGGCAACGTCGCCATGATGCTCTCGGGCTCGTGGACGCCGAACTCGCTCATCGAGGCGAACCCCGACCTCGAGGGCAAGATCGGCGCCGCGGTCATCCCCGGGAAGGACGGCGGCATCGCCCCGTCGGTGCTCGGTGGATCGCACCTCTCGATCTTCAACACGACGAAGAACGCCGACCTGGCGTGGGAGTTCGTGAAGCTCGTCACGACCGGCGAGTTCGCCGAGCAGTGGTCGGACGAGACCGGATACTTCCCGGGTGTGCAGTCCGCGATGGAAGAGGCCCTCGCCTCGACCGACCCGCTGGTCGCACCGTTCGCCGAGCAGATGGTCGATGGCGGAGCATCCGTCCCGGTCACCCCGAACTTCGGCGCCGTCCAGGCGAAGAAGACGACCAACTCCATGATCCAGGCCATCCTCAGCGGACAGAAGGACGTCGCGACCGCGACGAAGGACGCTTCCGCCGAGATGACCGAACTGCTCAACCAGTAAGGAAGCATCCCTTCCATGTCGATGGTGCAAGCGCCACTGCCGGCCACGAAGGCGGAGTCCACCTCCGCCTCCGTGGCCGGCGGCCGGAAGCGACGCGGTCTCTCGATCGTCGCGGCCCGCCCCTGGCTTCTTCTCGCGCCCGGGCTGGTCATCCTCGCGGTGCTCATGCTCTGGCCTCTCATCCAGGTGTTCATCTACTCGCTGCAGGACTACGGCCTGCGCGAGATCAACACCGGGGAGAACAACTGGATCGGTCTCGACAACTACGTCGAGGCGCTCACCAACCCGACTCTCTGGACGGTGGTGCTGCCCAACACCGTCGGCTTCGCCGCTGTGGCGGTCTTCGTCACGGTGGCCGTCGGCACGCTCGTGGCCCTGCTGCTCGCGCGGCTCGGCACCACGTGGCGCGTCATCGTCTCCAGCTGCATCATGGTCGCGTGGGCGATGCCCGCCGTGACCGGTACCTACGTCTGGACCTTCATCTTCGATGCCGACCGCGGCATCTTCAACCAGGTCCTCACCGACCTCGGGCTCATGGACGATCCGGTCAACTGGTTCACGAACCAGTGGTCCTTCTACGCGATCGTGCTCCTGAACGTCGTGCACCACGGCTTCCCGTTCGTGGCGATCACCGTGCTCGCCGGACTCCTCGGCGTCTCGAAGGAGATGCTCGAGGCGGCGGCTCTCGACGGCGCCGGCGCCTGGCGTCGTTTCTGGAAGATCATCTTCCCGACGCTCCGCCCGGTGTTCTCGGTCGTGATCATCCTCTCGACAATCTGGGACTTCAAGGTCTTCGCGCAGGTGTACCTGATGCCCGGCGGCGGTGGCGGAAACCGCCAGGTGCTGAACCTCGGCGTCTGGTCGTACGTGGAGTCGTTCGGCCAGAACCGCTACGGCTTCGGTGCAGCGCTCGCCGTGCTGCTCACGCTGGTCCTGATCGGCATCACCATCGTCTACATCCGCTCCCTCATGAAGGAGGACGAGCTGTGAACCCGCGCCCTCGGCTCCGCTCCCGGATCGGACTCGGCATCGCGGTCGCCGCGGTCCTGATCTTCACGTTGTTCCCCGTGTACTGGATGGTCTCCAGCGCGTTCGACGGCAAGGCCTCCAGTGGTGGGCAGTCGCTGATCCCGCAGGAGTTCACGTGGGACAACTTCGCATTCGTCCTCACCGACGGCGGCTTCGGCACGTACCTGCGCAACTCGGCCATCGTCGCCCTCGTGACGGTCCTCGTCAGCGCCCTCGTGTGCCTGCTCGCTGCCGTCGCTGTCGCGCGGTTCAAGTTCAAGTTCCGCACGATGATCCTGATGATGATCCTCGTGGTGCAGATGGTGCCGCTCGAGGCGCTCGTCATCCCGCTGTTCCTCCAGGTCAAGAGCCTCGGCCTGCTCAACAGCATCCTGGGCCTCATGGTCGTCTACGTCGCCCTGTCGCTCGCCTTCGGCATCTGGATGCTGCGCGGCTTCGTCGCCGCCGTTCCGGTCGAGCTCGAGGAGGCCGCCTACATCGACGGTGCCAGCTGGTGGCGGATGTTCCGCTCGGTGCTGCTGCCGCTCGTCATGCCCGGCCTCGTCGCGACGAGCATCTTCAGCTTCATCACGGCGTGGAACGAGTTCATCTTCGCGATGACGATCCTCGGTGCCCAGACCGATCAGTACACGGTCTCGATCGGCCTCAAGTCGTTCTTCGGCCTGCACTCCAACGACTGGGGCAGCATCATGGCCGCGTCGACCATCATCACCGTCCCGGTCATGATCTTCTTCGTGCTGGTGCAGCGCAAGCTCGCCTCCGGCATGGTCGCGGGAGCCGTGAAGGGATGACCGACGAACTCGAGCGCCTCGCGAACGGGGTGCTGTGGCCGGGGTTCTTCGGCACCGAGGCGCCGGAGTGGCTGCGCGCCGAACTGCGTGACGGCCTGGCCGGGGTCGTGTACTTCGGCCAGAACGTGGGCGAAGGACTCCCGGCGCTCAGCGCGGCGATCCTCGACGCGAACCCCGACGCCCTGATCGGTATCGACGAAGAGGGCGGCAGCGTCACCCGCCTGGAATCCGCCACAGGGTCGACCGTTCCCGGAGCAGCCCAGCTCGGTCTGCTCGACGACCTGGTGGCCTCGGAGAAGACCGGCGCAGAGCTGGCTCGGCGCGTGCGCGCGGTCGGCGCCAACGTGGTGCTCGGCCCGGTCGCCGACGTCAACACCGACCCCCGCAACCCGGTCATCGGCGTGCGGGCGTTCGGCGACGACGAAGCGCTCGTCTCACGGCACGTGGTCGCCACGATCGACGGCATCCAGGATGCGGCGGTCGCCGCATGCGTCAAGCACTTCCCCGGTCACGGCGACACCCACATGGACTCGCACCACTCCCTCCCCGAGATCACCCTCGATCTCGAGGAGTTCGAGCGGGTGCACCTCGAACCGTTCCGCGCGGCCGTCGACGCGGGCGTGGATGCCGTGATGACCGCGCACATCGTGGTCCCGGCGTGGGGCGAGCAGCCCGCCACGCTCAACCCCCGGGTGCTCGGCAAGCTGCGCGACTGGGGGTATGACGGCGTCATCATCACGGATGCGCTCGACATGGCCGCCATCCGCGAGACCGTCGGACTCGGTGGGGGAGCAGCCCTGGCCCTCGCCGCCGGTGCCGACCTGCTCTGCATCGGAAACCCGACCAACCCCGGCGACGCCGCGCTTCCCGACCAGGACGAGCGAGACTTCCGTGCGGCCCGTGACGGGATCGTCGCCGCACTGCGTGACGGCTCGCTCTCGCGTGAGCGCGTCGAGGAGGCCGCCCGTCGGGTCGCCGCCCTCGCCGCCAAGCTCCGCGCGGCCGCCGACCGCGACCAGGAGACCGCCGACGACTTCGATGCCGCGGAGATCGTGCGTCGCGTGCTGATGGTCACCGGTGACACCCCCGCTGCAGCATCCGAGCTCGCAGTGATCGATGCCCGTCGCCGCTCGACGCTCGCGGTCGACAGCGCGGGCTCGTATGTCGCGAACGCGCTCGCCGACGACGGTCTGCGCGTGCGCCTCGATGTGGCATCCACCCCGCTCGCCGAGCAGGACCGTGTGCTGGACGAGGTCGTCGCAGCTCCCGGAACCACGGTGCTGCTGATCGACCGTCCGGATACCGATGCCGCGCAGCGGGCTCTCGTCGAACGGGCGGCGGTGCGGGATCCGGCAGCGGTCGTCGTCAATGTCGGTCTACCGACGACGAACCCGTTGCCGCTGCCGACCGTCGAGGTCGCCGCGGCCAGTAGGCTCGGTGCGCAGATGGCGCGCGATGCGCTTCTGGGGCGTTTCGCCGTGAAGCAGAGGGCCAGCGCCGACTGAGGACAGGATCACTCCATGGACGATGACGTTCTGGCACGTGTGCGGCGCTCGCTCTCGAAGCTGAGCGCCGCGGAGGCGCGGGTCGCGGAGACGATCCTCGGCGACCCGACGCTCGTCGTCGACCTGGCCATCAACGACCTCGCCCAGCTCTGTCGGACCTCGCTGTCGACGGTGGCCCGTTTCTCCCAGTCGCTGGGGTACAGCGGTTACCGGGAGCTGCGCGTGGCGGTCGCCCGTGCGATCACGCTCGCCCAGGCGCAGCAGGCGCGGTTCGGTCTGGACACCACGGCCATCGATCCGGACGACGGGCCGACGGCCATCGCCGCGAAGCTCGCCGCGCAGGAGATCGACGCGATCGAGAAGACCGCCCTCGCCCTCGATGCCGCAGCCCTCGACCGGGTAGCCCGCGCGGTTGTCGATGCCCGGCACATCGACCTCTTCGGACAGGCGGCATCGTCGCTGACGGCGCAGGATCTGCTGCTGAAGCTGTCGCGCATCGGGTGCTCCGTGTCGCATTCGCCGGACCCGCATCTCGCGGTGACGACGGCTTCGCTACGCACGGCGGATGACGTCGCGATCGCGTTCTCGCACGGCGGGGAGACCGCAGAGACCCTGCGGGCGCTCGAGGTCGCCCGAGATGCCGGTGCGCTGGCTGTCGCGGTCACCAGCGTCGCGGAGTCGACTCTCGCGCTCGCGGCGGACGTCGTGCTGCTCACGCACGCGCACGAGTCGCCGTTCCGGATGGCGGCGATGTCGAGCCGCATCGCCCAGCTCGCTCTGGTCGACGTGCTGTTCGTCCGTGTCGTGCAGCACCGCGGCGAACCGGTGGCCGTCTCTCTGCAGCGCACCCACGACGCGGTTCCCGCGCGCCGCCGCCGCACCTGACTCCCCGTGCCCGTCTCCCCGTGTGGGGAGGCATCCTCCGTGTCGGGCGGAGAAACCCGGGGCGACTTCCGCCCCACGGCGAGTTCTCCGCCCCGCGGCGCACGGCTCAGTCGACGTGGTCGCGGGTGCTGAGGAGCGCGCGGGTCGCGATGCGGTGCCCGCGGGCGACGCTCCCGGTGAGCGACAACCCGGTCAGCACCCCGGCGAGGAAACCCGCGGCGAAGGCGTCTCCCGCGCCGATGGTCTCCACGACCGGGGCATCGAGCGCGTCGCTCTCGGCACGCTCTTCGCCGTCGAAGGCGACGGCCCCGCTGGCGTCGGTGACCGCCAGGTAGCGCGGCTGGGGGAACTGTGCGCGCAGTTCCTGAGGATCGCTGGTCCCGAACACCGCTTCCGCGTCGGGGCGTGTGCAGAACACGATGTCGGCGCGGCGGGCGAAGCCGGACACGATCTCCCTGCCCTCCGCCTCGCGGCCACGCCACAGCGCCGGGCGCCAGTTCAGGTCGAAGCTGACGAGCCGGCCGGGACGATGGTCGGAGTACAGCGCCTCCTGGGCGGCGAGCGCAGATGCGGAGATGGCGGGCGTGATCCCGGAGGTGTGCACGAGCGCGGCCCTGGCGAGCAGGGTGGATGCCACCGGCGCAGCCAGCTTCTCGGGCGACATCGCGGCGGCCGCGGAGCCCGCGCGGTAGTAGTGCATCGTCCCGTCGACCGCGCCGTCCGCACGGGCGACGAGCTCCTTCACATAGAGCCCGGTCGGCGCCTGATCGTCGATCTCCACGGCCGTGTCGTCGACGCCGTGTGCGCGCAGCTCCGCGGTGAGGAACCGGCCGAATCCGTCGTCGCCGACCCGGGAGAGGACAGCAGTTCGGATGCCGGCCGACGACAGAGCGATGGCGGTGTTCCATTCCGCTCCGGCCAGGGAACGGTGAAAGGTGCGGCAGTCCTCCAGCGGTCCGGCTGTGGCGGCGACGAGGGCGACCATGCCTTCGCCGAAGCAGATGGCGAGCGGGGTGGAGTCGGACACGGTCTGGACACTACCCGATCGGCAGGGCGCCCGCCGATACCGGATTGCAATGCGGATGCGTTTGGCATCTGCCGATCTGCTGGGTACCGTCTAGTCATCACCGTCGCCGAGGCGAAGAAGCCTCGGGACGCGCAAAGAAGCGCCCGACAGGGAAGGTCACACAATGCACCAATCAGTCAAGCGTCGGCGAGGACTCATCGCCGTAACCGGAGCCACGATCGCCGCGATCGCCCTCGCAGGGTGCGTCGCCAGCGAGCGGGGCGACGACGATGCGGACGCGGGAGGCGATGTCGACGGGACGTTCGTGTTCGCGGCATCCTCCGACCCGGCCAGCCTCGATCCCGCCTTCGCGCAGGATGGCGAGAGCTTCCGCGTCTCGCGGCAGATCTTCGAGGGTCTGGTGGGCACCAAGCCCGGTACGGCAGATCCGGCACCGCTCCTCGCCGAGAAGTGGGAGTCGTCCGACGACGGCATGTCGCACACGTTCACCCTCAAGGAGGATGTGACCTTCCAGGACGGCACCCCGTTCAACGCCGAGGCCGTCTGCGTCAACTTCGACCGCTGGTTCAACTGGACCGGTCTCGCCGCCTCGGAAGCGTTCGGCTACTACTACAACAAGCTCTTCAAGGGCTACGCGTCCAACGCGGCCGATGCCGTGTACAAGTCGTGCACCCCCGATGGCGACTACTCGGTCACGATCGAGCTGAACAAGCCGTTCGCCGGTTTCATCCCGTCGCTCTCGCTGCCGTCGTTCGCGATGCAGAGCCCGTCGGCGCTGCAGGAGTTCGGTGCGGACGAGGTCGCCGGCTCCGCCGAGGCCCCGCAGCTGTCGGAGTACGCCATGGGACACCCGGTCGGTACCGGCCCCTACCAGTTCGACGAGTGGGCACCGGGCGAGCAGGTCACGCTCAAGGCCTACGACGACTACTGGGGCGAGGCGGGGCAGATCGACGAGATCATCTTCCGCACGATCGACGACCCGACCGCCCGCCGCCAGGCGCTCGAGTCCGGCTCGATCGACGGCTACGACCTGGTCGGTCCCGCCGACACCAAGGCACTCGACGACGACGGCTTCACGATGGTGTCGCGCCCGCCGTTCACGATCCTCTACCTGGCGTTCAACCAGGCGATCCCGGAGCTGCAGGACCCGAAGGTCCGTGAGGCGCTGTCGTACGCGGTCGACAAGGACGCGCTCATCAGCCAGGTGCTCCCCGAGGGCACCGAGAAGGCGACGCAGTTCGTGCCGGAGGTCGTCAACGGGTACAACCCCGATGTCACGACCTACGACTACGACCCCGAGAAGGCCAAGGATCTGCTGGCCGAGGCCGGCTACGACGAGGCCAACCCGTTGAAGCTCACGTTCAACTACCCGGTCAACGTCTCGCGTCCGTACATGCCGGACCCCGAGCAGATCTACACCGTCCTGTCGTCGCAGCTGTCCGAGGTCGGCGTCGAGACCACCCCGGTCTCGGAGGAGTGGGTCGAGTACCTCGACCGCACCACCGGCACCGCGGATCACGGCATCCACCTGCTGGGCTGGACCGGTGACTACAACGACACCGACAACTTCGTCGGCGTCTTCTTCGGACAGAAGAGCTCCGAGTGGGGCTTCGACAACCCGGAGCTGTTCCAGAAGCTGACCGAGGCGCGCGGCGTCTCCAGCCTCGAGGAGCAGACGCCGCTGTACGAGGAGATCAACGAGATGGTCGCCGAGTTCATCCCCGGCGTCCCGCTCGCGCACCCGGCGCCGACTCTGGCGTTCGACCCCCGCGTGAAGAGCTATCCGGCCAGCCCGGTGAACGACGAGGTCTTCACGGACATCGTCCTCACCAAGTAGTCGGCCTGACCATCTGATATGCCGAGTCCCGGTCCCGCACACATGCGCGGGACCGGGACACGGCGTACCTTCTGATCGACGGAGATCTTCGTGCTGCGCACCATCGGCAGGCGACTGCTGTTCCTCATTCCCACTCTGTTCGGGCTCAGCATCCTGCTGTTCGCCTGGGTCAGAGCCCTTCCCGGCGGCCCCGCGGTCGCCCTACTCGGCGAGAAGGCCACACCGGAGGCCGTCGCCAGGGTCAACGAGCTCTACGGCTTCGACGAACCCCTCATCCAGCAGTACTTCACCTGGATCGGGCGACTGCTCCAGGGCGACTTCGGAACGTCCATCCAGACGAACCGCCCCGTCGTCGAGGAGTTCATGCGCCGCTTCCCGGCGACGCTCGAGCTGAGCGTCATGGCGCTGATCTTCGCGATCGGCGTCGGCATCCCTCTCGGATACTGGGCCGCTCGTCGTCACGGCAAGCTCACCGACCACGCGTCGGTGGTGCTGAGCCTGATCGGCATCACCATCCCGGTGTTCTTCCTGGCGTTCATCCTGAAGTACGTCTTCGCCGTGCAGCTCGGATGGCTGCCGTCGGACGGCCGTCAGGATCCGCGAATAGACGCCACCCATCCCACCGGGTTCTACGTGTGGGACGGCATCATCACGGGCGAGTTCGATGCCTCGTGGGATGCGATCCTGCATCTGATCCTGCCGGCGCTCGCGCTGGGCACGATCCCTCTCGCCATCATCGTCCGCATCACCAGGGCCAGCGTCCTGGAGGTGCAGAACGCGGACTACGTGCGCACCGGACGGGCGAAGGGCGTCGGAGCCCCGACGCTGCGCAACCGCTTCATCCTGCGCAACGCGATGCTGCCGGTGATCACGACGATCGGCCTGCAGACCGGACTCCTGATCTCGGGCGCCGTGCTCACCGAGACGGTGTTCGCGTTCCCGGGCATCGGTTCGTTCCTGGCGCGGGCGATCTTCACCAGGGACTTCCCGGTCCTCCAGGGATTCATCATCTTCATCGCGATCGCGTACGCGCTGATCAACCTGGCGGTCGATGTCTCCTACAGCTTCATCGACCCGAGAGTGAGGGTGCAGTGATGTCCCTCGTCATCGTCCGAAAGGAGGCGGTCTCATGAGCATCGCCCTCC is a genomic window of Microbacterium maritypicum containing:
- a CDS encoding ABC transporter permease; translation: MLRTIGRRLLFLIPTLFGLSILLFAWVRALPGGPAVALLGEKATPEAVARVNELYGFDEPLIQQYFTWIGRLLQGDFGTSIQTNRPVVEEFMRRFPATLELSVMALIFAIGVGIPLGYWAARRHGKLTDHASVVLSLIGITIPVFFLAFILKYVFAVQLGWLPSDGRQDPRIDATHPTGFYVWDGIITGEFDASWDAILHLILPALALGTIPLAIIVRITRASVLEVQNADYVRTGRAKGVGAPTLRNRFILRNAMLPVITTIGLQTGLLISGAVLTETVFAFPGIGSFLARAIFTRDFPVLQGFIIFIAIAYALINLAVDVSYSFIDPRVRVQ